A genomic stretch from Chelmon rostratus isolate fCheRos1 chromosome 14, fCheRos1.pri, whole genome shotgun sequence includes:
- the pcolcea gene encoding procollagen C-endopeptidase enhancer a, whose protein sequence is MMHVGCIWALSVFLSLSLGWTKAQQTNYTRPVFYCGGDLVADSGFVGSEGFPSFYKPNSKCTWRITVPEGTVVMLSFRIFDLEADSQCRYDYLDVYNGHSNLVQKLGRFCGTFRPGALISTTNTMMLEMVSDAETQGRGFVAYFSGAKPYVDDQQFCGGKITKAQGEIKTPNWPDKKYPPGTSCSWLITVEPDMVIHVKFDKFVLEADSYCRFDYVAFFNGGEKDDSRLIGRYCGDQVPQPITTTGNVLLVQFVSDLSVTSDGFLAHYTSIPAGSQIPTVDTGAGTRSIPPKPAVKPAATTAKPPVPTPKYVPTQRPKPVKPTRGRGQGTTGQDRRVVATRPNGKRPAVPQNPLCAKACKRDGTIKSSFCASEFVITGKVTSLAPGPRGTLLVSVSLIKAYKSGRLTITQVGETMSVRLVSQCKKCPLLRRGLNFIIMGQVDEDGRGTLEPGAFTAPYKAPHHKLLMNINNQPC, encoded by the exons ATGATGCATGTGGGCTGCATCTGGGCTCTCTCCGTGTTCCTGTCTCTGAGTTTAGGATGGACAAAGGCTCAGCAGACCAATTACACCAG gCCTGTGTTCTACTGTGGAGGAGACCTGGTCGCAGACTCAGGCTTCGTTGGCAGTGAGGGCTTCCCGAGCTTTTACAAACCCAACAGCAAATGCACCTGGCGCATCACC GTCCCGGAGGGAACCGTGGTCATGCTCTCCTTCCGCATTTTTGACCTGGAGGCTGACTCACAGTGTCGCTACGACTATCTGGATGTTTACAACGGCCATTCCAACTTAGTGCAAAAACTAGGTCGCTTTTGTGGAACTTTCCGGCCCGGCGCTCTTATTTCTACCACGAACACCATGATGCTGGAGATGGTGTCGGATGCAGAGACGCAGGGCAGAGGGTTTGTGGCCTATTTCAGTGGAGCCAAACCGTATGTAGACG ACCAGCAGTTCTGTGGGGGGAAGATAACAAAGGCCCAGGGAGAGATCAAGACGCCCAACTGGCCTGACAAGAAATACCCACCTGGAACCAGCTGCTCCTGGCTTATTACTGTGGAGCCTGATATG GTCATCCATGTGAAGTTTGATAAGTTCGTCTTGGAGGCTGACAGCTACTGTCGGTTTGACTATGTGGCGTTCTTTAACGGTGGAGAGAAAGATGATTCACGCCTGATTGGAAGATACTGTGGCGATCAGGTCCCACA GCCCATTACTACCACCGGCAACGTGCTGCTGGTCCAGTTCGTGTCCGACCTCAGTGTGACATCTGATGGGTTCCTCGCTCACTATACCAGCATCCCAGCAGGTTCTCAGATACCAACAGTTGACACAGGAGCCGGGACAAGGTCCATCCCCCCAAAACCTGCAGTCAAACCTGCTGCAACCACTGCAAAGCCGCCTGTCCCCACCCCCAAATACGTGCCCACTCAGAGACCCAAACCAGTCAAGCCCACGAGAGGCCGTGGGCAGGGCACCACAGGCCAGGACAGGAGGGTGGTCGCCACAAGGCCTAATGGAAAGAGGCCTG CCGTCCCTCAAAATCCTCTGTGCGCCAAAGCCTGTAAAAGAGATGGAACCATCAAGTCCAGTTTCTGTGCCAGTGAATTTG TGATAACCGGGAAGGTGACCTCTCTGGCCCCCGGGCCCAGAGGCACTCTCCTCGTTAGCGTCTCCCTCATTAAAGCCTACAAGTCAGGTCGACTAACGATCACGCAAGTTGGAGAGACCATGTCAGTTAGGCTGGTGTCACAGTGCAAGAAGTGCCCGCTGCTCCGCAGAG GCCTCAACTTCATTATCATGGGTCAAGTGGATGAAGACGGACGTGGTACCCTGGAACCTGGTGCATTCACTGCTCCATACAAAGCCCCACATCACAAATTATTAATGAATATCAACAACCAACCCTGCTAA